From the Deinococcus aetherius genome, the window GATCAGGAGCGTGTTCCTCAGCGCCGTGCGGAAGAACTCGTCCCCCACGAGCCGCGACCAGTTGGCGAGGCCGAAGGGCGCCGTGGCCCCCAGCCGCGAGTCGCGGAAGCTCATCAGGAAGGAGCTGACGATGGGCCACGCCCAGAAGGCCAGGAAGATCAGCAGGTAGGGGAGGATGAAGAGGTACGGCGCGGTCGGGACTCGGCGCCGGGATCGGTGAGGAGTAGGAACAGTGGTCATGGGTCCACCTCGGGGCGGCGGGGCGGGGTGAACGGGCCCGCGTGGACCCCGCTCACCCCGCCCCGGGTCATCTTTCTTCCAGAGAGCGTCGAACCGAAGAAGAGTGGTCGGCCTGGGCGAAGCGAAGGGTCCCCCCAGGGGAGAGGGGGGACTTCGCTCCGCTCAACATGACACCGTTCTGGTGCAGGACGCTCTAGCGCGCCACCGGGAGGCCCGTCGCGCTGCTGATCTTGCGCGCGGCGTCATTCAGGGCGTCCTGGGCCGTCTTGTAGCGGCCCTTGAGGAAGTCGGACTGCACGACGATCATGACCTGCCGGGCGTCCTGGAAGTACTGGGTGCCGCGCGCCTGGGGCACGTCGCCGAGGGTGCCCAGGACCGTCTGCCAGATGCGCTGGTTGCCCCAGTAGGCCTGAGGCTGGGCGACGTAGGGGTCGCGGGTGGCCGCGAGCAGGCTGGGCACCAGGCCCTGCGACTTCAGCATGGTGACCTGCCCCTCCGGCGTGCCGAGGGCGTGCTGGATAAAGGCGAAGGCGGCGGCCTTGTTCTTGCTGCTGCTAGGGATGGCGAGGGCGCTGCCGCCGAGGTTGGCCGCGCGCACTCCACCGGCCCGGCTGGCGGGCATGGGGTACACGCCCCACTTGCCCTTCTGGTCGGGGGCGTTCGTGCGGACGGTGCCCTCGTACCACGCTCCGAAGAGGGCCCCGGCGGTCTTTCCGGCCTTGATGTTGGTGATCTGCCCGCCCCAGTCCCCGGTGGCGAGGACCCCCGCGTCGTTCATCCGCTTGATCGTGCCCAGCGCCGTGACACAGCCCGGCCGTGCGACCGTCACCTGTTTGGCGTCGTTGTCGAAGTAGAAGCAGCCGTTCTGGTTGGCGAGCATCCGGAACCACTCGTCGTCCTGCCCGTTCGAGATCGTCGCCATCTTGACGCCGTTCCCGAACTTGGCGTTCACCTTCTTGCCCGCCGCGATGAAGTCGTCCCAGGTGTTGATCGTGTTCGGGTTGACGCCCGCCTGCTGGTACAGGTCGCGGCGGTAGAACATCACGACGGGGCCCGAGTCCCAGGGCATCGCGTAGCGTTTGCCGTTCGCGGTGAGTTCGGTCCACTTGAAGGCCGGGAAGTTGCGGACGAGCTTGTCCGCACCCAGCGTGTTCAGGTCGGTGAAGCAGTCGGGGAAGCGGGCCCAGAAGACCTCGGCCTCGTTGTTCTCGATGGAGTACACGTCGGGGAGGTCCGCGCCGCCCGCCGCGCAGCCCGCCAGCCCCCGGTCGTACGTGTTCTGGTTGCCCAGGTCCACGACGTTGACCTTCACGTTGGGGTACTTCTTGTTGAAGCTCGGCACCGTGCTTTGCAGCGC encodes:
- a CDS encoding ABC transporter substrate-binding protein: MRKLTLLSALVLASAAAAQGNNLSGTVTVWSWDVAAKALQSTVPSFNKKYPNVKVNVVDLGNQNTYDRGLAGCAAGGADLPDVYSIENNEAEVFWARFPDCFTDLNTLGADKLVRNFPAFKWTELTANGKRYAMPWDSGPVVMFYRRDLYQQAGVNPNTINTWDDFIAAGKKVNAKFGNGVKMATISNGQDDEWFRMLANQNGCFYFDNDAKQVTVARPGCVTALGTIKRMNDAGVLATGDWGGQITNIKAGKTAGALFGAWYEGTVRTNAPDQKGKWGVYPMPASRAGGVRAANLGGSALAIPSSSKNKAAAFAFIQHALGTPEGQVTMLKSQGLVPSLLAATRDPYVAQPQAYWGNQRIWQTVLGTLGDVPQARGTQYFQDARQVMIVVQSDFLKGRYKTAQDALNDAARKISSATGLPVAR